The Drosophila nasuta strain 15112-1781.00 chromosome 2R, ASM2355853v1, whole genome shotgun sequence genome segment CCACAACATACAACACACGACCCACAACACAAACGCCATAAAAGGCCATAACAATTGAAGCACACGGCAACGCAACGGCTACAATGGATAACAATCGACAATTGTgtagaatacaaaataccCTAGCTTAAGAATAAATTGCATGAATCTATACGAAGGAGATGGGTGGAAAACTCTTTGTCTTTTGTCAAATAGAGCATATTGTAATCGAGTATTTgtatcataaataaataaatcaaacgtTACTGCTCTTTTGTCTCTGCAAAAAGGTCATTTAATGGGTAACATGTTGTGAATGAAAGCACAATACTTGAATGTAGAAAAGCAAATGTAAGGTAGTTATTTCAACACCTTTATGGTGCTGCAACATTTGTGGCCCGCCGCAGAgcgtacacacacataaacacagagcgagagagaaggCGACGTATGTACTTACCACAATGGCTTTTGGCCAATGACCATTGCTGGCCGTGTCCGTGGCAAGGTGGCACAGGACGTTGCACGGAGGTGCCAGAGTGGCATGCAAAACAAACCGACAGAAACGCCGACGCCACATTTACAAAACCCATAGATAGAAATCTAAAGATAAAGCAAATTGCTGTGCTACAAAATCGTTAACTGTAATTTACCGCATTCGAAACGTGGCCCATTCTTTTCcattcttgttcttgttctcaTTCTCTAACTCTCTAACTCTCACTCTTCAACATTCGCATTCTGATTCTCATTCGGGCGATACTACAAATTGCATGCGGTTATGAATGGAAGGATACATCGTCCTGGCCTCGGTCTTCTTGGCCCGCaatctaaatttaattgcatttttctctctctctcacatgCATCGTTTACTTTTTGGCCGCCAGCCGCCAGTTAAACATATTTGCTATTTACCCATGTTTTCCCCACAACCGCAAAACTTCAACCAAATTGCGCATATAATTGGGGAATTGAATTATGCATGATGTTGTGCCACTTGCAGTGTTCCATTACAGTTGCAATTGCGGTATTTGGTGACTGACACTATTTAGTTTGATCAGTTATTCTCCCAGCCATGCCAAAAGCCAATTAATATCAATCATGCAGACATTAGACCACCTTCTCAAAAATGCGACTGCAATGCCAGACTTCTCATGTATGCAAAACTGTGCAACCTAATTGAAAttcctgcacacacacacacagcaaattTTGCTCTCAGTCTCTGTCAAAAGTTATCTAAGAGAGGTGAAAAACTCAGTAATTGATGCAAACTGATAGAGAGCTATCTGCATctgaaactaaaaataattgacTGCTTTGAAGCCAACTTGAGttcaaaagaagaaaaatcacagaaacaaaaactgtTGCTCTTCataataaacttattttatgttttgcataCTTGAATAGCAGCTTCAATCATTTGTTTATGCTTCAGTGTGCTTAACGATTTGTTAGCGCCCGCAATTGTCTATGCAAAACACCAAAGCATTCCACAGAATTCATCATACGCAGCGTGGGCCAAGTGAACAACACTTTAAATTGGTGCTTCAGAGTCAGGCCCACACGTCTTCCCACTTAACGAATACTACAGTAGCTGAAGTCTATCCATCTTGGTGCAGGGCCGGCTGGCAGTTGAAAAAGGTTTCGACGCGTTATTGATGTTGATTgatttataaacatttcagCACCGCAGAcaggcaaattaaattgtagccaaaacaataaacaaaatgaaattagcaTTTGAGCCCCAGATGGATATTGCTTCTATCCccagcagtggcaacagcaacagcaacagcaacaccaattgctgttgctgctgctgctgtcacaACCATTCACATGGCAGCTGCAGACAGCAAGCCGCAAAAGAGAAACGCGAAATTTTCCGTGTAGCAAAAcataatttgcttaaatattcaTAACAGAGTGAGTGAAAATTGTACGAGTACTCACTCGTATACCGCTGATTAACATGGTCGCATCGAGTGGCTGGCTGCCTGACTGGCTGCCTGTTTCCCTAACTGAatgactggctgactgactggtTGACTTATTTGGAATGGGGTGGAGATGGGGGGAGAAAATATTTGAGGCTTCTatatttgctgctgcagcatcaATCAAGCGGCATTTGCAGCCCCCTGTTTGCGGTTggcaataatttaatgaaatattctGTTTGCCACGTTAGCTCAGCTCATATGTCACTCGCAACGAtggagctgttgctgctgccacccACTGCCACCCACTAGCAACCCAACCAAATAAGCAATCCTCGTTGTAATTTGAATTACACTTCACATTTTTGGCTGACAGTTTGGCTAATTTAAGCCATGTATTTTCCCCGGAATAGAAGAATGGAGCATATTGCATGTGCTGCGATAATTAAAGCATTTCCGCTGCATTTAAAAAGAGGAGCGAAATTTCCGCGAACGAATAAAAACCAGCACTTCTAATGGAAAGACTCCAATTAGGTACTTCCACGCCAAAGTAAAAGgagtaacaaaaaaagaaaaaagagaaatctAGTTAAAAATACATGATTTATGCTGATCCCCTCTAAGTTGTCCCATTGCCCAATTAAGCTAAGCTGCGTTTATCAAACTGATGCCTCCGGGGGAGAAAtgcaaatgacaaaaaaagTCGACGGTGCAGATTTTCGCGTTTTTATGCGTTGCAATTTTTGCCGacaaaattcattattttgaCTTTGTGGTCTCTCTCTTAATTAGTGTggaaaacgaaataaaactATGCATTCActccctctccctttctctccaTGTCTCTCGTTGCTAGCCAAATTGCCAAGGGTAAAACAACAGCTGCCACTAGCTGCCGGCAGGTGGCGCCTCCAGCGTGCACATTGGCAATTAACTGTTTTGAGCTTTACTCATTTCGTAGCGGTTCCCTGCCAatgttatataaattagttGATGGTTAAAAAGCTGACAAAGGCCAAATGCAGGTCCTTGGGGAATATGTGAGCGCCTatgtacgtgtatgtgtgtatgaaaTATGGTTGTGAATTTGTTATGACGAAAGCTGCAGCAAATCACAAAGTTGGCGTTGGCTTTAAATTCAGTAGATGTCACATTAAAAAGGTCGGTTTAGGTATTCAAAATTATGCTCTCAAACTGAAATCGCTTTATAGTAACTGGTTTACTTAATTCGCAAGTTCAGAAACACACATATTTGCTTAGATTCAAGCAACATGCCGCGTCAAAGGTCAAGTAAACCAACCTCAGCAGCTGGACGTCAAAGCaccagaagcagcagcaccaacaacagtCGCACTCCATTCACCCGCAAATCGAGCAGCAACCTACCAACTGTTCAGCCCAAAGCCGAGACAAAACCGGCAACAGTGCCAGCTCCAGCTGCACCTAGCTCTGGACGTTCGACAGGAGATCTTATGAAGGATATGGCAGCTACGGCAGCTGGTGTCGCTGTTGGCTCCGCTGTGGGTCATGCCGTGGGCGCTGGCATAACAGGAGCGTTCAGTGGAAGCGGTGGTCAGGCAGCTGCGCAGCAGGCACCACAGCAAACAGCTCAGGCTGATGAGCGCAAGCCACGCAGTGAACTGGTCGAGGAGGGACCTTGTGCCTACGAGATTCGCCAGTTTCTCAAGTGCAGCGAGGAGAATAGCGATTTGTCCGTTTGTCAGGGCTTCAATGAGGCACTGCGACAATGTCGCCAGCGCTACAATTTGTAGAGCATCCAGATAAGAATcaaagaaatcattttaaaatctaCAACACATCAACTCACAAGTTCTCTGGCCTTATAAATTATTCAGCAGCCTTATTAATAAATCGTTGAGTGGCTTCAGTCgtacaaaaagaaaagtaaaactaGTTGTGAAATCTTTACTTTAGCACTGACCTTAAAGTTCTGCTGAGGCCGGCACTCAAATCATACATCATATAAAAGCCAAGGgttagcaattaaaatattttatgtgtcGTACACGCACACGCAGTGCGTGCCCTCTTCACTGTCATGTGCCCAAGCatcgcaatttatttttaacactttCTAACTGACTGCTGCACATCCTTGACGTCctttgtttcgttttcgttttcgcaTGCCGCAGCTGCCTTCTGC includes the following:
- the LOC132785290 gene encoding coiled-coil-helix-coiled-coil-helix domain-containing protein 10, mitochondrial-like is translated as MPRQRSSKPTSAAGRQSTRSSSTNNSRTPFTRKSSSNLPTVQPKAETKPATVPAPAAPSSGRSTGDLMKDMAATAAGVAVGSAVGHAVGAGITGAFSGSGGQAAAQQAPQQTAQADERKPRSELVEEGPCAYEIRQFLKCSEENSDLSVCQGFNEALRQCRQRYNL